In a single window of the Vicinamibacteria bacterium genome:
- a CDS encoding YbaK/EbsC family protein translates to MKLPAHGFLDEHEIRHEVKTFPATTEKGAANVARALGFRERQMVKTLLFESGKGERVLVMVGGDRTALSGHLKKAIGDRNIKMARPEIVREVTGYDVGSVPPFHWQPPGFRSFLDRELTEEAVLGVGAGVWGNEILITPENLVRACHAIVVNLTDPDNPVR, encoded by the coding sequence GTGAAGCTTCCGGCGCACGGCTTCCTCGACGAGCACGAGATCCGTCACGAGGTGAAGACTTTCCCCGCCACGACGGAGAAGGGCGCGGCAAACGTCGCGCGCGCTCTCGGCTTCCGCGAGCGCCAGATGGTGAAGACGCTCCTTTTCGAATCGGGGAAGGGCGAGCGCGTTCTCGTGATGGTTGGCGGCGATCGAACCGCCCTGTCCGGCCACCTCAAGAAGGCCATCGGGGACCGGAATATCAAGATGGCGCGGCCGGAAATCGTGAGGGAAGTCACGGGCTACGACGTCGGCTCGGTCCCGCCGTTCCACTGGCAGCCGCCAGGCTTCCGGTCGTTTCTCGATCGAGAGCTGACCGAGGAGGCCGTGCTTGGGGTCGGCGCCGGAGTGTGGGGAAACGAGATTCTGATCACGCCGGAAAACCTCGTCCGCGCCTGCCATGCGATCGTCGTGAATCTGACGGATCCCGACAACCCGGTGCGGTAG